The following coding sequences lie in one Ictalurus furcatus strain D&B chromosome 7, Billie_1.0, whole genome shotgun sequence genomic window:
- the chst2a gene encoding carbohydrate sulfotransferase 2a — translation MKNKSFLLKPSWEKAFGKKPRTSSRSHTRIIAKPGLVIKVLRRKKVVMILAYFTLVVLTMLNLANYKWPKETQPCSLQVSDNRNFQNRPNFHVLYKAPQVKKRQLVYVLTTWRSGSSFFGELFNQNPGVFFLYEPMWHIWQKLYPGDALSLQGAERDMLSALYRCDFSVFQLYNTQAGKNITTLEVFGAPFNKVICSYPLCSFYRKDVVEMVDEIVCKKCPPLSLHALEEQCLKYDSIVIKGVRILDVNVLAPLMADPSLNLKVVHLVRDPRATANSRIRSKHGLIRENLQVIRSRNPKMRRLPMADPNHKAGRKDASDYHAVGAMEVICEHMSKTLKTALSSPSWLKGKYIMVRYEDLVENPVRTLNRVYHFVNLTVSRNMEAFVVNMTSGHSNSAKPFQVSSRNATVAASTWRTVLTLQQIRQVEDYCHHSMSVLGYLRVRTLWEVKDLSKSLLMLPKV, via the coding sequence ATGAAAAACAAGTCATTCCTTCTTAAACCGTCATGGGAGAAAGCGTTCGGAAAGAAGCCCAGAACGTCCTCCAGGAGCCACACCAGGATCATCGCCAAGCCTGGCTTGGTCATCAAAGTGCTGAGGCGGAAGAAGGTTGTCATGATCCTCGCCTACTTTACACTTGTGGTGCTGACAATGCTGAACCTGGCTAACTACAAATGGCCCAAAGAGACACAGCCGTGCAGCCTCCAGGtgagcgataacaggaactttcAGAACAGACCAAACTTTCACGTGCTCTACAAGGCTCCGCAGGTGAAGAAGCGGCAGCTCGTGTACGTGTTAACTACATGGCGCTCGGGCTCGTCCTTCTTTGGCGAGCTTTTCAACCAAAACCCCGGAGTGTTCTTTTTGTACGAACCGATGTGGCACATTTGGCAGAAGCTCTACCCTGGAGATGCATTGTCACTCCAAGGAGCAGAGAGGGACATGCTAAGTGCTCTGTACAGGTGtgatttttcagtttttcagttGTACAACACTCAAGCCGGGAAGAATATAACCACTCTGGAAGTCTTTGGTGCCCCATTTAATAAAGTTATCTGCTCCTATCCCCTTTGCTCGTTCTATAGAAAGGACGTGGTGGAAATGGTGGACGAAATAGTGTGCAAAAAGTGTCCCCCTCTGAGCCTTCATGCGTTGGAGGAGCAGTGCTTAAAATATGACAGCATTGTGATTAAAGGAGTACGCATTTTGGATGTAAATGTCTTGGCTCCTTTGATGGCGGACCCGTCGCTCAATCTGAAAGTGGTCCACTTGGTGCGGGACCCACGAGCCACAGCCAACTCCAGAATTAGATCCAAGCACGGGCTGATTCGGGAGAACCTGCAAGTGATACGGAGTAGGAACCCGAAGATGCGGCGTTTGCCCATGGCTGACCCGAACCATAAAGCCGGCAGGAAAGATGCTTCAGACTACCACGCCGTCGGAGCCATGGAGGTGATTTGCGAGCACATGTCCAAGACTCTGAAAACGGCCCTCAGCAGTCCAAGCTGGCTCAAAGGGAAGTACATTATGGTGCGATACGAGGACTTGGTGGAAAACCCAGTCAGGACCTTAAATCGTGTTTACCACTTTGTAAACCTGACAGTTAGTCGCAACATGGAAGCTTTTGTCGTGAACATGACAAGTGGCCACAGTAACTCTGCCAAACCGTTTCAAGTTTCGTCTAGGAACGCAACTGTGGCTGCTAGCACATGGAGAACTGTGCTCACCCTCCAACAGATTCGGCAGGTGGAGGACTACTGCCATCATTCCATGTCTGTTCTTGGATATTTACGTGTTCGCACGTTGTGGGAGGTGAAAGACCTGAGCAAGAGTTTATTAATGTTACCCAAGGTCTGA